The window CGTGGCGCATCATGCCGTTCCTGTTCCTGTGCTTCGTCCTCAACTGGCTGGACCGGGTCAATATCGGCTTCGCCCACCTGCAGTTCAAGACCGACCTGCACATCAGCGACGCCACGTTCGGCATCATCGTCGGGGTGTTCTCCATCGGTTACCTGCTGTTCGAGATCCCCAGCAACCTGCTGCTGGAGAAGATCGGCGCGAAGAAGACCATGACCCGGATCATGATCCTCTGGGGGCTGGTGACCATCGCCACGGCGTTCGCCCAGACCCCGGCACAGTTCTATGTGCTGCGCATCCTGCTGGGGGCTGCGGAAGCCGGGTTCTTTCCCGGCGTGATCCTGTACCTGACCTACTGGTTTCCGGCCAGCCACCGGGCTCGGATCACCTCGCGCTTCATCATGGCGATCGCCGTCTGCGGCATCATCGGCGGGCCGTTGTCGACAACGATCATGGCGCACTTCGCCGGGCTTGTCGGCTTTACCGGGTGGCAATGGCTGTTCGTGGTCACCGGCATCCCGCCGGTACTCGCCGGCCTGTTCGCCTGGTATTGGCTGGACGACAAACCGGCCTCGGCCAAGTGGCTGAGCGCCGATGAAAAGCACGCCATCGAGCAGGCACTGGCCCATGAACGGCAGCAGCGCAAGCCGAGTGGGCATCAGCGCTTCGTCGAGGCGCTGAAAGATCGCAAGGTCTGGTTCATCACCCTGGCCTACTGCCTGACCATCATGTGCACCGGCAACGTCACCAACATCTGGGCGCCCTCGATCATCCGTGATTCCGGGATCAGCAACCTCGGCCAACTGGGCCTGCTGTCGGCGCTGCCCTACGTGGTCGGGGTGGGCCTGATGCTGTGGGCCTGCCGCCATTCGGATCTGCACCAGGAGCGGCGTTGGCACTTCGCGCTGGGCGGGCTGGCGGCGGCACTGGCGATGCTGGTGCTGCCTCACTTCCTGTTCAGCCCCTACTCGGCAATCGCCGTGCTGACCCTGATGACCAGCGGCTACCTGGTGGCCACGGCGATCTTCTGGACCATTCCCACCTACTACCTGTCCGACCGCGCCAAGGCCGCCGGCCTGGCGTTGGTCAACTGCTGCGGGCAGGTCAGCAGCCTGCTGACGCCGATCATGATCGGCGCGATCAAGACCTCCACCGGCCACATCAGCCTGGCGCTGTACATCGTCGCGGCCCTGGTGGCCAGCGGCACCCTGATTCTCCTGCTGGGCGTACCTCGGTACGCCTTGCGCAACGTTTCCTGAACTTTCGATGGACCTTCCATGACCGACTACCTCGCCCTGGCCCAGCAACTGGCCACCCAGATCCAACCCGGAGCGGCCGACCGCGACGCCAACCGGGTCCTGCCCTACGCGCAACTCGACCTGATCCGCGCCTCGGGCCTGGGCGCCGCCCGCGTCCCGGCAGACCTGGGCGGCGGCGACATCAGCCTGCTGCAGGTGGCGCAGATCTTCATCACCCTGGCCAAGGCCGACCCCAGCGTCGCCCAGGCGCTGTTCCCACACTTCGCCACCGTCGAACACCTGCGCCTGATCGCCAGCCCCGAACAGCAGCGGCGCTACCTTACGGCCTTCAGCGAGCGCCAGCTGTCGTCCGGGGCCATTGCCGAACGCAGCGGCGCCTTTCGCGGCGACATCCACACCCGCCTGGAGCGTCGTGGCGAACAACTAGTGCTCAACGGCAGCAAGTTCTACAGCACCGGCTGCCTATTCGCCGACCTGCTGAAAATCCAGGCCGTGGACGAGACCGGCAGTGCGGTCTACGTGATGCTGCCGGCCGACACGCCAGGCATCACCCTGCTAGACGACTGGGACGGCATGGGCCAGCGCGTCACTGCCAGCGGCAGCACCCTGCTCGAAGAGGTGCCTGTGCTCCCCGAACAGGTGATCCCGTTGGCGCAGTGGTACCAGCGGCGCAACTACGTCGGGGCCACCGCGCAACTGATCCACTGCGCCATCGATATCGGCATCGGCCTCGCCGCCCTGGACGATGCCGTGGCCTGGGCGCGCACCGGTTCGCGGCCGGTGCGCGAAAGCGGTGTCGACCAGGCCCGCCACGATCCCTACATCCTGCACACCCTCGGCGACCTGGCGGCCCGTATCCATGGTGCCGAAGCCCTGGTGGAGAAAGCCGCCGGCGCCGTCGACCTGGCCGCCCGCAGC of the Pseudomonas vanderleydeniana genome contains:
- a CDS encoding acyl-CoA dehydrogenase family protein gives rise to the protein MTDYLALAQQLATQIQPGAADRDANRVLPYAQLDLIRASGLGAARVPADLGGGDISLLQVAQIFITLAKADPSVAQALFPHFATVEHLRLIASPEQQRRYLTAFSERQLSSGAIAERSGAFRGDIHTRLERRGEQLVLNGSKFYSTGCLFADLLKIQAVDETGSAVYVMLPADTPGITLLDDWDGMGQRVTASGSTLLEEVPVLPEQVIPLAQWYQRRNYVGATAQLIHCAIDIGIGLAALDDAVAWARTGSRPVRESGVDQARHDPYILHTLGDLAARIHGAEALVEKAAGAVDLAARSQLQGLADGDALEAILTRSSIAVAEAKIASTRAALHVCERLYEVGGAATTQSRYNFDRHWRNARTHTTHDALAYKYKAIGDYLLNGQAPPIAFTY
- a CDS encoding MFS transporter; the encoded protein is MNMHSRLPAEPEATHTTPGLDPRLYRKLAWRIMPFLFLCFVLNWLDRVNIGFAHLQFKTDLHISDATFGIIVGVFSIGYLLFEIPSNLLLEKIGAKKTMTRIMILWGLVTIATAFAQTPAQFYVLRILLGAAEAGFFPGVILYLTYWFPASHRARITSRFIMAIAVCGIIGGPLSTTIMAHFAGLVGFTGWQWLFVVTGIPPVLAGLFAWYWLDDKPASAKWLSADEKHAIEQALAHERQQRKPSGHQRFVEALKDRKVWFITLAYCLTIMCTGNVTNIWAPSIIRDSGISNLGQLGLLSALPYVVGVGLMLWACRHSDLHQERRWHFALGGLAAALAMLVLPHFLFSPYSAIAVLTLMTSGYLVATAIFWTIPTYYLSDRAKAAGLALVNCCGQVSSLLTPIMIGAIKTSTGHISLALYIVAALVASGTLILLLGVPRYALRNVS